One segment of Streptomyces sp. YIM 121038 DNA contains the following:
- a CDS encoding FAD-binding oxidoreductase — MPTRRALLGAGAGIALASSSTLLVGSPLAQARPRPPRGPRTNWGQLCAALQGDLVLPGDSRYDRARQLASAQFDHLRPQAVAYCENATDVATCIRFAQDNDIHTAIRSGGHSFTGWSTTQGLVINLTRLNSVRTSGSTVHVGPATQMVDVVAQLAAHGLAVPGGFCPTVCPGGFVSGGGHGWQHRKYGPASDRLVGAQVVLADGRVVTTSAKQNPDLLWALRGGGGGNFGVITDLELAPTQVPVATTFTLTWDWAKAQDMLVGYQQWARNAAPEVAPDAVLLLPDARPGAVPTAMVTGAYLGTAGPLKTSLDQLVSLVGSAPASRVSEELPYDKAMMQRFGCATLTTPQCHTSGTGASLPRTTYTKNRGRMFSRPLPAGGLGDLLSAFEAARSAGQTRVISLMALGGNANHVASDATAYVHRDAEFTCVCGIDLSTPQPTAAQEKAAQDWVDGCFAAVDPHSNGRAYVNYPDPKLADFAQAYYGTNLPRLTQVKRRYDPHGFFRFPQAITP; from the coding sequence ATGCCCACCAGAAGGGCCCTCCTGGGCGCCGGCGCGGGTATCGCCCTCGCCTCCTCCAGCACACTCCTGGTCGGCTCACCCCTGGCCCAGGCACGGCCCCGGCCGCCGCGCGGGCCCCGCACCAACTGGGGACAGCTGTGCGCGGCCCTCCAGGGCGACCTCGTCCTGCCCGGCGACAGCCGCTACGACCGCGCCCGGCAGCTGGCCTCCGCCCAGTTCGACCACCTGCGCCCGCAGGCCGTCGCCTACTGCGAGAACGCCACCGACGTGGCCACCTGCATCCGCTTCGCCCAGGACAACGACATCCACACCGCGATCCGCAGCGGCGGCCACAGCTTCACCGGCTGGTCCACCACCCAGGGCCTGGTCATCAACCTCACCCGCCTCAACTCGGTGCGCACCAGCGGCTCCACCGTCCACGTCGGGCCCGCCACCCAGATGGTCGACGTCGTCGCCCAGCTGGCCGCCCACGGCCTGGCCGTGCCCGGCGGCTTCTGCCCCACGGTGTGCCCCGGCGGCTTCGTGAGCGGCGGCGGCCACGGCTGGCAGCACCGCAAGTACGGGCCCGCCAGCGACCGCCTGGTCGGCGCCCAGGTCGTCCTGGCCGACGGCCGCGTCGTCACCACGTCCGCCAAGCAGAACCCCGACCTGCTGTGGGCGCTGCGCGGGGGCGGCGGCGGCAACTTCGGCGTCATCACCGACCTCGAACTGGCCCCCACCCAGGTGCCCGTGGCCACCACCTTCACCCTCACCTGGGACTGGGCCAAGGCCCAGGACATGCTGGTGGGCTACCAGCAGTGGGCCCGCAACGCCGCCCCCGAAGTGGCCCCCGACGCCGTCCTGCTGCTGCCCGACGCCCGCCCCGGCGCCGTGCCCACCGCCATGGTCACCGGCGCCTACCTGGGCACCGCCGGCCCCCTGAAGACCTCCCTGGACCAGCTGGTCTCCCTGGTCGGCAGCGCGCCCGCCTCCCGCGTCAGCGAGGAACTGCCCTACGACAAGGCGATGATGCAGCGCTTCGGCTGCGCCACCCTCACCACCCCCCAGTGCCACACCAGCGGCACCGGCGCGAGCCTGCCGCGCACCACCTACACCAAGAACCGCGGCCGCATGTTCAGCCGCCCGCTGCCCGCCGGCGGCCTGGGCGATCTGCTGAGCGCCTTCGAAGCGGCCCGCAGCGCCGGGCAGACCCGCGTCATCAGCCTGATGGCCCTGGGCGGCAACGCCAACCACGTCGCCTCCGACGCCACCGCCTACGTCCACCGCGACGCGGAGTTCACCTGCGTGTGCGGCATCGACCTGAGCACACCGCAGCCCACCGCGGCACAGGAGAAGGCCGCACAGGACTGGGTCGACGGCTGTTTCGCCGCCGTCGACCCGCACTCCAACGGCCGCGCCTACGTCAACTACCCCGACCCCAAGCTCGCCGACTTCGCCCAGGCCTACTACGGCACCAACCTGCCGCGCCTCACCCAGGTCAAGCGCCGCTACGACCCGCACGGCTTCTTCCGCTTCCCCCAGGCCATCACCCCCTGA
- a CDS encoding (2Fe-2S)-binding protein, with translation MPEHTFRLNGEQVTVEAADDERLLWVLRDLLGVTGPKYGCGINVCKACTSHLNGKAANPCAIPVKDLAPDDEVTTIEGLAATVDAELHPMQQAWLEQDVAQCGYCQPGQIMAAVALVRRLAQEGRAVTDADLDGIRNICRCGTYPRIREAIRAGAERM, from the coding sequence GTGCCCGAGCACACGTTCCGTCTCAACGGCGAGCAGGTCACCGTCGAAGCCGCCGATGACGAGCGGCTGTTGTGGGTGCTGCGCGACCTGCTGGGCGTGACCGGGCCGAAGTACGGCTGCGGCATCAACGTCTGCAAGGCCTGCACCAGCCACCTCAACGGCAAGGCGGCCAACCCCTGCGCCATCCCGGTCAAGGACCTCGCCCCCGACGACGAGGTCACCACCATCGAGGGCCTGGCCGCCACCGTGGACGCCGAGCTGCACCCGATGCAGCAGGCCTGGCTGGAGCAGGACGTGGCCCAGTGCGGCTACTGCCAGCCCGGCCAGATCATGGCCGCCGTGGCCCTGGTGCGCCGCCTCGCCCAGGAGGGCCGCGCCGTCACCGACGCCGACCTGGACGGCATCCGCAACATCTGCCGCTGCGGTACGTACCCCCGCATCCGCGAGGCGATCCGGGCCGGCGCCGAGCGGATGTGA
- a CDS encoding SDR family oxidoreductase, producing MELHLKDKVFLVTGASAGIGEATARLLAAEGAQVVTVARTPHTITAPGPAVDCLAADVTDPDAPARLLEAVLERHRHLDGLVNNVGGLTSRTGFLDVSDEQWLHSFALNFHSAVRMSRAALPALLERGAGSIVHVASEAARFPDAPVVDYAAAKTALLSVSMTLAAEFGPRGVRSNVVSPGPTRTALFDAPGGFADQLAARFQRPREEAVDHFVREVRRLPTGRIGTPDDVARVIAYLLSPLAGQVTGAEWAVDGGALRQL from the coding sequence GTGGAACTGCACCTGAAGGACAAGGTCTTCCTGGTCACCGGAGCCTCCGCCGGGATCGGCGAGGCCACCGCCCGGCTGCTGGCCGCCGAGGGCGCACAGGTCGTCACCGTCGCCCGCACCCCCCACACGATCACCGCCCCGGGCCCGGCCGTCGACTGCCTGGCCGCCGACGTCACCGACCCCGACGCCCCCGCCCGCCTCCTGGAGGCCGTCCTGGAGCGCCACCGGCACCTGGACGGCCTGGTGAACAACGTCGGCGGCCTCACCTCGCGCACCGGCTTCCTGGACGTGAGCGACGAGCAGTGGCTGCACAGCTTCGCGCTGAACTTCCACTCCGCGGTGCGCATGAGCCGGGCCGCCCTGCCCGCCCTGCTGGAGCGCGGGGCGGGCAGCATCGTCCACGTCGCCAGCGAGGCCGCCCGCTTCCCCGACGCCCCCGTCGTCGACTACGCCGCCGCCAAGACCGCGCTGCTGTCGGTCTCCATGACCCTGGCCGCGGAGTTCGGCCCCCGCGGGGTGCGCTCCAACGTCGTCTCGCCCGGCCCCACCCGCACCGCCCTGTTCGACGCCCCCGGCGGCTTCGCCGACCAGCTCGCCGCCCGCTTCCAGCGCCCCCGCGAGGAAGCCGTCGACCACTTCGTGCGCGAGGTGCGCCGCCTGCCCACCGGCCGCATCGGCACCCCCGACGACGTCGCCCGCGTCATCGCCTATCTGCTCTCGCCCCTGGCCGGGCAGGTCACCGGCGCCGAATGGGCGGTGGACGGCGGCGCCCTGCGCCAGCTGTGA
- a CDS encoding lyase family protein has protein sequence MPEPSGPAPAPAPPLPGSGHPAPGTGTGAGAPAQDTGLLAPVRAGVPAEEAVTDQAWLHAMLAAEAALARAQASLGTIPAPAAAVITRAAATTRIEARLLALAARESANPVVPLVKEFTREVAALDPAAAEHVHRGSTSQDILDTATMLVTAHALRLIRADLHRTAQALARLARTHRDTLATARTLALHALPTTFGLKAASWRQLVQDALTRLDRLLDGGLPVSLGGAAGTLAGYLEHATAAADPASYTEDLTLAFATETGLATPDLPWHSLRTPIADTAAVLAFTAGALGKFAIDVQTLTRTEIGEVTEPTRPGRGSSSAMPHKRNPVLSTLIRSTALQVPALAATLFHCLLSEDERSAGAWHAEWQPLREALRLVGGAAHTAAALAEGLRTDPERMRHNTGLTQGRMLAERLAAALSAPLGRARAKALLSQASDEAARTGRPLAEVLAARPELAAHRALIAPLLDPAHYTGAAAPLVDRALPRRADT, from the coding sequence ATGCCCGAACCCAGCGGGCCCGCCCCGGCCCCCGCCCCGCCCCTGCCCGGCAGCGGCCACCCCGCACCCGGCACCGGCACCGGTGCGGGCGCGCCCGCCCAGGACACCGGCCTGCTGGCCCCCGTCCGCGCGGGCGTCCCGGCCGAGGAAGCCGTCACCGACCAGGCCTGGCTGCACGCGATGCTGGCGGCCGAGGCCGCCCTGGCCCGCGCCCAGGCGAGCCTGGGCACCATCCCCGCCCCGGCGGCCGCCGTCATCACCCGGGCCGCCGCCACCACCCGCATCGAGGCGCGCCTGCTGGCCCTGGCCGCACGCGAGAGCGCCAACCCGGTCGTGCCGCTGGTCAAGGAGTTCACCCGCGAGGTCGCCGCCCTGGACCCCGCGGCCGCCGAACACGTCCACCGCGGCTCCACCAGCCAGGACATCCTCGACACCGCCACCATGCTGGTCACCGCGCACGCGCTGCGCCTGATCCGCGCCGACCTGCACCGCACCGCCCAGGCCCTGGCCCGCCTGGCCCGCACCCACCGCGACACCCTGGCCACCGCCCGCACCCTGGCCCTGCACGCCCTGCCCACCACCTTCGGCCTGAAGGCCGCCAGCTGGCGCCAGCTCGTCCAGGACGCCCTCACCCGCCTGGACCGCCTCCTCGACGGCGGCCTGCCCGTCTCCCTGGGCGGCGCCGCGGGCACCCTGGCCGGCTACCTCGAACACGCCACCGCCGCCGCCGACCCCGCCTCCTACACCGAGGACCTCACCCTGGCCTTCGCCACCGAGACCGGCCTGGCCACCCCCGACCTGCCCTGGCACAGCCTGCGCACCCCCATCGCGGACACCGCCGCCGTCCTGGCCTTCACCGCGGGCGCGCTGGGCAAGTTCGCCATCGACGTCCAGACCCTCACCCGCACCGAGATCGGCGAGGTCACCGAACCCACCCGGCCCGGCCGCGGCAGCTCCTCGGCGATGCCCCACAAACGCAACCCCGTGCTGTCCACCCTGATCCGCAGCACCGCCCTGCAGGTGCCCGCCCTGGCCGCCACCCTCTTCCACTGCCTGCTCTCGGAGGACGAGCGCTCGGCCGGGGCCTGGCACGCCGAATGGCAGCCGCTGCGCGAGGCGCTGCGCCTGGTCGGCGGCGCCGCCCACACCGCGGCGGCCCTCGCCGAGGGCCTGCGCACCGACCCCGAGCGGATGCGCCACAACACCGGCCTGACCCAGGGCCGCATGCTGGCCGAACGCCTCGCCGCCGCCCTGAGCGCGCCGCTGGGCCGCGCCCGCGCCAAGGCGCTGCTGTCCCAGGCCTCCGACGAGGCCGCCCGCACCGGGCGCCCGCTGGCCGAGGTCCTGGCCGCCCGGCCCGAACTGGCCGCCCACCGCGCCCTGATCGCCCCGCTGCTGGACCCCGCCCACTACACCGGCGCCGCCGCCCCGCTGGTGGACCGGGCACTGCCCCGGCGGGCGGACACCTGA
- a CDS encoding helix-turn-helix domain-containing protein produces MPGNRLTQQDRRLIAAGMADGLSYTEIAKRLRRPTSTVTREVMRNGGPREYRADRAHHAAGRRARRGRPPAAGAAQPSVPDAQAHGYGRDAQAVRDFEQQLVRLLVGIGLQGMVSRVLACICVTDSGSVTAADLARRLHVSPASVSKAISQLEQQEIVRRERDAGRRHDRYLIDGDVMHRAILGNLRRNAALAQTAYEGAGILGADTPAGARLRGMGLLLDHVSQSIIRSMRQWRDLTAPVPSPAAAVEQE; encoded by the coding sequence ATGCCAGGAAACAGACTGACGCAGCAGGACCGCCGGCTCATCGCGGCGGGGATGGCCGACGGGCTTTCGTACACCGAGATCGCCAAACGCCTGCGGCGGCCGACGTCGACCGTCACCCGGGAGGTGATGCGCAACGGCGGCCCCCGCGAGTACCGGGCCGACCGCGCCCACCACGCGGCCGGGCGCCGGGCCCGGCGCGGCAGGCCCCCCGCCGCGGGCGCGGCGCAGCCCTCGGTGCCCGATGCCCAGGCCCACGGCTACGGCCGTGACGCCCAGGCGGTGCGCGACTTCGAGCAGCAGCTCGTGCGGCTCCTGGTCGGCATCGGCCTGCAGGGGATGGTCTCGCGGGTGCTCGCCTGCATCTGCGTCACCGACTCCGGCAGCGTCACCGCCGCCGACCTCGCGCGACGCCTGCACGTCAGCCCGGCCTCGGTCTCCAAGGCCATCAGCCAGCTGGAGCAGCAGGAGATCGTGCGCCGCGAGCGCGACGCGGGCCGCCGCCACGACCGGTACCTGATCGACGGCGACGTGATGCACCGCGCGATCCTGGGCAACCTGCGGCGCAACGCCGCCCTGGCGCAGACCGCGTACGAGGGCGCGGGCATCCTGGGCGCCGACACGCCCGCGGGGGCGCGGCTGCGGGGGATGGGCCTGCTGCTGGACCACGTCAGCCAGAGCATCATCCGCTCGATGCGGCAGTGGCGGGACCTGACCGCCCCCGTCCCCTCCCCCGCCGCCGCGGTGGAGCAGGAGTAA
- a CDS encoding aldo/keto reductase, producing MLHRALGTTGPQVSALGLGCMGMSALYGPADRDESLATVHAALEAGITLLDTGDFYGMGHNELLIRDALRHHRRDEVQLSVKFGALRRPDGTFLGYDGRPEAVHTSLAYSLQRLDTDHIDVYRIARCDPQVPIEETVGAISEAVSAGYVRHIGLSEAGCDSIRRAAATAPIADLQIEYSLLGRGIEAHILPVCRELGIATTAYGVLARGLISDNWPRGRAFTPDDVRGHTPRYTGANAEYNLDLVETVRALAKERGTTVAQTAIAWALAKGPDIVPLIGARTRERLAEALGALDTPLSPEELTRIEEAIPPDAARGDRYPADQMRYLAPHTP from the coding sequence GTGCTCCACCGCGCTCTTGGCACCACCGGCCCCCAGGTGTCCGCCCTGGGCCTGGGCTGCATGGGCATGTCCGCCCTGTACGGCCCCGCCGACCGCGACGAGTCCCTGGCCACCGTCCACGCCGCCCTCGAAGCGGGCATCACCCTCCTGGACACCGGCGACTTCTACGGCATGGGCCACAACGAACTGCTCATCCGCGACGCCCTGCGCCACCACCGCCGCGACGAGGTCCAGCTGAGCGTGAAGTTCGGCGCCCTGCGCCGCCCCGACGGCACCTTCCTGGGCTACGACGGCCGCCCGGAGGCCGTCCACACCTCCCTGGCCTACTCCCTGCAGCGCCTGGACACCGACCACATCGACGTCTACCGCATCGCCCGCTGCGACCCCCAGGTCCCCATCGAGGAGACCGTCGGCGCCATCAGCGAAGCCGTGAGCGCCGGATACGTGCGCCACATCGGCCTGTCCGAAGCCGGCTGCGACAGCATCCGCCGGGCCGCGGCCACCGCCCCCATCGCCGACCTGCAGATCGAGTACTCCCTGCTGGGCCGCGGCATCGAGGCCCACATCCTGCCGGTCTGCCGCGAACTGGGCATCGCCACCACCGCCTACGGCGTCCTGGCCCGCGGCCTGATCAGCGACAACTGGCCCCGGGGCCGCGCCTTCACCCCCGACGACGTCCGCGGCCACACCCCCCGCTACACCGGCGCCAACGCCGAGTACAACCTCGACCTCGTCGAGACCGTGCGCGCCCTGGCCAAGGAGCGCGGCACCACCGTCGCCCAGACCGCCATCGCCTGGGCCCTGGCCAAGGGCCCCGACATCGTGCCCCTGATCGGCGCCCGCACCCGCGAGCGCCTGGCCGAGGCCCTCGGCGCCCTGGACACCCCCCTCAGCCCCGAGGAGCTCACCCGCATCGAGGAGGCCATCCCTCCCGACGCGGCCCGCGGCGACCGCTACCCGGCCGACCAGATGCGCTACCTCGCCCCCCACACCCCCTGA
- a CDS encoding GNAT family N-acetyltransferase: MTTDSFHLHQVASARDIDAHVRQALLECWVDVTNDGGAAGFPLPPIGTQQAAPALDTIIEGLAPHTSRLLTAWDGSELVGWLHLRRDSSPLTAHWGTVHHVQTHPSMRGRGIGAALTAHAHHVAAHEMGLEQLHLAARAGAGLETFYARLGWREIGRWPGALRLAPGDDRDEILMLLHL, translated from the coding sequence ATGACCACCGACTCCTTCCACCTGCATCAAGTCGCCTCGGCCCGGGACATCGACGCGCATGTGCGCCAAGCCCTGCTCGAGTGCTGGGTCGATGTCACCAACGACGGCGGCGCCGCGGGCTTCCCCTTACCGCCCATCGGCACCCAGCAGGCCGCGCCCGCCCTCGACACCATCATCGAGGGCCTCGCCCCGCACACGTCCCGCCTGCTGACCGCCTGGGACGGCAGCGAACTGGTGGGCTGGCTGCACCTGCGCCGCGATTCCTCGCCCCTGACCGCCCACTGGGGGACCGTGCACCACGTGCAGACCCACCCCAGCATGCGCGGCCGGGGCATCGGCGCCGCCCTGACCGCACACGCCCACCACGTCGCGGCCCACGAGATGGGCCTGGAGCAACTGCACCTGGCCGCGCGCGCCGGAGCGGGCCTGGAGACCTTCTACGCCCGCCTGGGCTGGCGGGAGATCGGCCGCTGGCCGGGCGCCCTGCGCCTGGCCCCCGGAGACGACCGCGACGAAATCCTCATGCTCCTGCACCTGTAA
- a CDS encoding FAD-dependent monooxygenase: protein MSEVTVVGAGPVGLAAALAARHHRLPVTVLEAHPEHRPRPGSRAIFVHRATLDLLDAIDPGLGRTIAHEGLVWRTRRTLWRGRPVHTRTYHGPADRIPFTSLPQTVVEDLLRTACHRAGAEICWDQPVTDIRTTPRAAELITAGGYCHRTRYVIAADGARSTLRTRLGIPLKGTTAPTGFAVADLTGEAGGLTPARVFHYRHPAAGGRNVLLVPFAGGWRVDVQCRDGQEAATWAATAARWLPDLLPGARPDDLSWSSAYRFHQKVAARFTDPHHRVLLAGEAAHLLPPFGARGMNSGIADAVAAARAIAEATPQALAGCARARRAAAHANVRAAASALAHLQAARPLRRTTQHAAALLAPRVARAGRWLDRAPFGPPLHTVHY, encoded by the coding sequence ATGAGCGAGGTCACCGTCGTCGGCGCCGGCCCGGTGGGCCTGGCCGCGGCCCTGGCCGCCCGCCACCACCGCCTGCCCGTCACCGTCCTGGAAGCCCACCCCGAACACCGCCCGCGCCCCGGCAGCCGCGCCATCTTCGTGCACCGCGCCACCCTGGACCTGCTCGATGCGATCGACCCCGGCCTGGGCCGCACCATCGCCCACGAGGGCCTGGTCTGGCGCACCCGGCGCACCCTGTGGCGCGGCCGGCCCGTCCACACCCGCACCTACCACGGCCCCGCCGACCGCATCCCCTTCACCAGCCTGCCCCAGACGGTGGTGGAGGACCTGCTGCGCACCGCCTGCCACCGGGCGGGCGCCGAGATCTGCTGGGACCAGCCCGTCACCGACATCCGCACCACCCCGCGCGCCGCGGAACTCATCACCGCGGGCGGCTACTGCCACCGCACCCGCTACGTCATCGCCGCCGACGGCGCCCGCTCCACCCTGCGCACCCGCCTGGGCATCCCCCTGAAAGGCACGACAGCTCCCACCGGCTTCGCCGTGGCCGACCTGACCGGCGAGGCCGGTGGCCTCACCCCCGCCCGCGTCTTCCACTACCGCCACCCCGCCGCCGGCGGCCGCAACGTGCTGCTCGTGCCCTTCGCCGGCGGCTGGCGCGTCGACGTCCAGTGCCGCGACGGCCAGGAAGCCGCCACCTGGGCCGCCACCGCCGCCCGCTGGCTGCCCGACCTGCTGCCCGGCGCCCGCCCCGACGACCTGTCCTGGTCCTCCGCCTACCGCTTCCACCAGAAAGTCGCCGCCCGCTTCACCGACCCCCACCACCGCGTGCTCCTGGCCGGCGAGGCGGCCCACCTGCTGCCCCCCTTCGGCGCGCGCGGCATGAACTCCGGCATCGCCGACGCCGTCGCCGCCGCCCGCGCCATCGCCGAAGCCACCCCCCAGGCCCTGGCCGGCTGCGCCCGCGCCCGGCGCGCCGCGGCCCACGCCAACGTCCGCGCCGCCGCGAGCGCCCTGGCCCACCTCCAGGCCGCCCGGCCCCTGCGGCGCACCACCCAGCACGCCGCCGCCCTGCTCGCCCCCCGCGTCGCCCGCGCGGGCCGCTGGCTGGACCGCGCCCCCTTCGGCCCGCCCCTGCACACCGTCCACTACTGA
- a CDS encoding molybdopterin cofactor-binding domain-containing protein, protein MRSRSRATGAAGAGVEPQGAAGPGGEGVGRRRFLGFVLAAPTLVTAAELGAAPAAEADITELVDLNDVMTTAALPTSNLITVEVHADGTVSFALPRAEVGQGITTSTAMLIAEELDVPLERVRVTLADARPELVFNQLTGASNTTISTYLPIRVAAAVARERLLRAAAAELRAPLAGLTLRAGTVTDGAGTAIGIGALAAKAASVTVRRAWVDLKDRADFTVIGRPHNRIDALAAVTGRKKFAMDLDVPGARPTMVCRAPTINGRVGSVANLDEVRAMAGVTDVGVVSTGVAVRARTFGQCIEAVRALRVAWRPGSADGASDESVLQELKEAELPLGLPALTPSVEARFTFHFRGNSALEPNCAIADVRADRAEIWSGLKAPIVAKQAIAARLGLAPGAVTVHVTEGGGSFGRKLFLDAALEAAEISQTFGKPVKLMWHRADDARQGRAHPMATSRVRAAYAGGTVLSYKQRHTSVATDFGHGLGEVFTALAAKLPVGDAAFSQTFFHLTQSMPYDIAVHSRLLSETNKGFNTGSMRGVYSPDVVCARELIIDELAAKTRQDPLALRRGLLREKRFRAVLDKAAEAGGWGRPMPAGTAQGIAFHGEYRSASAVLVEIDCRPETVNRPVRDGVSGPRVTKAVVAVDVGLAVNPRGLEAQMTGAVMDGIAQVLTSSLHLREGHFLEASWDNYFYTRQWNTPLELKVLLMPSAGGEPGGAGELGVAASMAAVACAYGRATGTMPTRFPVNHGTLSFTPKPTVPPVPASPTDGLDHVR, encoded by the coding sequence ATGCGTTCACGCAGCAGGGCAACGGGCGCGGCCGGGGCGGGAGTTGAGCCGCAGGGCGCGGCGGGGCCGGGCGGGGAGGGGGTGGGGCGGCGGCGGTTCCTCGGGTTCGTGCTGGCCGCTCCCACCCTGGTGACGGCCGCCGAGCTGGGGGCGGCGCCCGCGGCCGAGGCGGACATCACCGAACTGGTGGACCTCAACGACGTGATGACCACCGCGGCGCTGCCGACGTCGAACCTGATCACGGTCGAGGTGCACGCCGACGGCACGGTCTCCTTCGCGCTGCCGCGGGCCGAGGTCGGCCAGGGCATCACCACGTCGACGGCCATGCTGATCGCCGAGGAGCTGGACGTGCCCCTGGAGCGGGTGCGCGTCACCCTGGCCGATGCCCGGCCGGAGCTGGTGTTCAACCAGCTCACCGGCGCCTCCAACACCACCATCTCCACCTATCTGCCCATCCGGGTGGCCGCCGCCGTCGCCCGGGAGCGGCTGCTGCGGGCCGCGGCCGCCGAACTGCGCGCCCCGCTCGCCGGTCTCACGCTGCGGGCGGGCACCGTCACCGACGGCGCGGGCACCGCCATCGGCATCGGTGCGCTCGCCGCCAAGGCGGCGAGCGTCACGGTGCGGCGCGCCTGGGTGGACCTCAAGGACCGCGCGGACTTCACCGTCATCGGCCGGCCGCACAACCGCATCGACGCGCTCGCCGCGGTGACGGGCCGCAAGAAGTTCGCGATGGACCTCGACGTGCCCGGCGCGCGGCCGACCATGGTGTGCCGGGCGCCGACCATCAACGGCCGGGTGGGTTCGGTGGCCAACCTCGATGAGGTGCGTGCCATGGCGGGCGTCACCGATGTCGGCGTGGTCTCCACCGGGGTCGCGGTGCGCGCGCGGACCTTCGGGCAGTGCATCGAGGCCGTGCGCGCGCTGCGGGTGGCGTGGCGGCCCGGCAGCGCGGACGGGGCCTCGGACGAGTCGGTGCTCCAGGAGCTCAAGGAGGCGGAACTGCCGCTGGGGCTGCCCGCGCTGACGCCGTCGGTGGAGGCCCGCTTCACCTTCCACTTCCGCGGCAACAGCGCCCTTGAGCCCAACTGCGCGATCGCCGACGTGCGGGCGGACCGGGCGGAGATCTGGTCGGGCCTGAAGGCGCCGATCGTCGCCAAGCAGGCCATCGCGGCCCGCCTGGGGCTCGCCCCGGGCGCCGTGACCGTGCACGTCACCGAGGGCGGCGGCTCCTTCGGGCGCAAGCTGTTCCTCGACGCCGCGCTGGAAGCCGCCGAGATCTCCCAGACGTTCGGCAAGCCGGTCAAGCTCATGTGGCACCGGGCGGACGACGCGCGCCAGGGCCGCGCCCACCCCATGGCCACCTCCCGGGTGCGGGCCGCCTACGCCGGCGGCACGGTGCTCAGCTACAAGCAGCGGCACACCAGCGTGGCCACCGACTTCGGCCACGGGCTCGGCGAGGTCTTCACCGCCCTGGCCGCGAAGCTGCCGGTGGGCGACGCCGCGTTCTCCCAGACCTTCTTCCACCTCACCCAGTCCATGCCCTACGACATCGCCGTGCACAGCCGGCTGCTGAGCGAGACCAACAAGGGCTTCAACACCGGCAGCATGCGCGGGGTCTACTCCCCCGACGTCGTGTGCGCGCGCGAGCTCATCATCGATGAGCTCGCCGCGAAGACGCGCCAGGACCCCCTGGCCCTGCGGCGCGGTCTGCTGCGCGAGAAGCGCTTCCGGGCCGTCCTGGACAAGGCGGCCGAAGCCGGCGGCTGGGGGCGGCCGATGCCGGCCGGGACCGCGCAGGGCATCGCCTTCCACGGCGAGTACCGGTCGGCCAGCGCCGTCCTGGTCGAGATCGACTGCCGTCCCGAAACGGTGAACAGGCCGGTGCGGGACGGGGTGAGCGGGCCGCGCGTCACCAAGGCCGTCGTCGCCGTGGACGTCGGCCTGGCCGTCAACCCGCGCGGCCTGGAGGCGCAGATGACGGGCGCCGTCATGGACGGCATCGCCCAGGTGCTGACCTCCAGCCTGCACCTGCGCGAGGGACACTTCCTCGAGGCGAGCTGGGACAACTACTTCTACACCCGGCAGTGGAACACCCCCCTGGAGCTGAAGGTCCTGCTCATGCCCTCCGCCGGCGGCGAGCCCGGCGGCGCCGGGGAACTGGGCGTGGCCGCCTCCATGGCCGCCGTCGCCTGCGCCTACGGGCGGGCGACGGGCACCATGCCCACCCGCTTCCCGGTCAACCACGGCACGCTCTCCTTCACGCCCAAGCCGACCGTGCCGCCCGTGCCCGCCTCGCCCACCGACGGCCTGGACCACGTCCGCTGA